CGACCTGGCGCTGTTGGCGCTGCTGCTGGTGTCCCTGGTGGTGGGCATCGTGCGCGGCCTGGTGTTCGAGGTGCTGTCCATCGTCGGCTGGGTGGTGGCCTACATCGTGGCGCAGTGGCTGACGCCGCAGCTGGCGGCCAGCATCCCGATCGGCAGTGCCGGCTCGGTGCTTAACCATGTGAGTACCTTTGCCATCGTCTTCATCGCGACCCTGTTCGTCTGGGGTCTCGTAGCCTGGCTGCTCAAGCGGCTGGTGCATGCCAGCGTGCTGAGCGCAGCAGACCGCGCGCTTGGCGCCGGCTTCGGGCTGGTGCGGGGCTTGTTGATTGCATTGGTCATCGCCACCTTGGTGGCGTGGACGCCGCTGGCGCGCAGCGCCGCGTGGCAGGAATCTCACGGCGCAGCGATGCTGCACAGGGTGCTCAACGGCCTCAAGCCGCTGATGCCCGCCGTCTTGGCGCAGCAGCTGCCGGCCTGAGGCCGGCAGCAACAACTTCTGGGGTGTAGGTATGTGTGGCATCGTTGGCGTGATTTCCAAGACGCCGGTCAACCAGCTGATCTATGACGCGCTGTTGCTGTTGCAGCACCGTGGCCAGGATGCGGCCGGCATCGTCACCGCAATGGACACCAAGGTGTTCATGCAGAAGGCGCGCGGCTTCGTGCGCGACGTGTTCCGCACGCGCAACATGCGCGCGCTGCCCGGCAACATGGGCCTGGGCCAGGTGCGCTACCCCACGGCGGGCAACGCCTACAACGAGGAAGAGGCCCAGCCGTTCTATGTGAACGCGCCCTTCGGGCTGGTGCTGGTGCACAACGGCAACCTGACGAACGCGCATGCCCTGAAAAAGGAGCTGTTCGCGATCGACCGCCGCCACATCAACACCGAGAGCGACTCCGAGGTGCTGCTCAACGTGGTGGCCCATGAGCTGGAGATGGCCGCGCGCGACCTGCCGCTGACGCCCGAACAGATCTTCAAGGCGGTGCGCAGCGTGCACCGCCGCATCAAGGGCTCCTATGCGGTGGTCTGCCTGATCGCCGGCTACGGCCTGCTGGCGTTTCGCGATCCCTTCGGCATCCGCCCGCTGTGCTATGGCGAGGCCGAGCTGCCCGACGGCAGCAAGCAGGTCATGCTGGCCAGCGAGTCGGTGGCGCTGGAAGGCACCCTGCACAAGTTCGTGCGCGACGTGGCGCCCGGCGAAGCGCTGTTCATCGACCTCGAAGGCCGCGTGCATGCCGAGCAATGCGCCGACCACCCGACGCTGCAGCCCTGTGTGTTCGAGTTCGTCTACCTGGCGCGGCCCGACTCGGTGATCGACGGCATGTCGGTCTACCAGGCGCGCCTGAACATGGGCGAGACGCTGGCCCAGCGGGTGATCTCGACCATGCCGCCCAGCGAGATCGACGTGGTCATCCCGATTCCCGAATCGAGCCGGCCGGCCGCCATGCAGCTGGCGCAGAAGATCGGCAAGCCGTACCGCGAAGGTTTCGTGAAGAACCGCTATGTCGGCCGCACCTTCATCATGCCGGGGCAGGCGGTGCGCAAGAAGTCGGTGCGCCAGAAGCTCAACGCCATCGCGCAGGAGTTCAAGGGCCGCAACGTGCTGCTGGTGGACGACTCCATCGTGCGCGGCACCACCTCCAAGGAAATCGTGCAGATGGCCCGCGAGGCGGGCGCCCGCAAGGTGTACATGGCGTCGGCCGCGCCGCCGGTGCGCTTCCCGAATGTCTACGGCATCGACATGCCGACCAAGAGCGAACTGATCGCGCATGACCGCAGCATCGAGGACATCCGCGAGTTCATCGGCGCCGATGCGCTGATCTACCAGGACGTGGCGGCAATGAAGCGGGCGGTGGGCGCGCTGAACAAGCACATCGACGGCTTCGAGGCCTCCTGCTTCGACGGCGTCTACATCACCGGCGACGTTTCGGCGGCCGACTTCGATGCGATGGCCACCCAGCGCGCCGCCCAGGGCGACGATGAGGATTCGCAGCGGTCGCGCCTGGCGCTGCAGAGCGCCGACGAACAGTAACCGGGGGGCGGCCATGAGCGAGAAGAAGATCCCCAGAGTCAGCTTCCCGGCCGACGTGCGGCCCGACACCCTGGCCGTTCGCGAGGGCCTGCCGGCGACGCCCTGGGGCGAGAACTCGGAGGCCCTGTTCCTCACCAGCAGCTTCGTGCACCCCGATGCGGCCACGGCCGCGGCGCGCTTCGCCAACGAGGAAGAGGCCTTCGTCTACACCCGCTTCACCAATCCCACGGTGATGATGATGGAGCGACGCCTGGCGGCCCTCGAGGGCACCGAGGCCTGCATCGCCGCCTCCAGCGGCATGGCTGCCATCCTGCTCATGGTGATGGGCCTGCTGAAGGCGGGCGATCACATCGTCTGCTCGCAGAGCGTGTTCGGCTCCACCATCAAGCTGCTGGGCGGTGAGTTCGCCCGCTTCGGCATCGAGACCACCTTCGTCTCGCAGACCGACGTGGCTGAATGGCAGCGCGCGCTGCGGCCGAACACCAAGCTGCTGTTCGCCGAGACGCCCACCAACCCCCTGACCGAGGTGTGCGACATTGCCGCGCTGGCCGGCATCGCCCACGCCGCCGGCGCCTGGCTGGCGGTGGACAACTGCTTCTGCTCGCCGGCCCTGCAGCAGCCGTCCAAGCTGGGCGCCGACCTCATCATCCATTCCGGCACCAAGTACCTGGACGGCCAGGGCCGCGTGATCGCCGGCGCCCTTTGCGCGAGCGAGGCGCTGGTGGAAGGCAAGTTCGTGCCGGTGATGCGCAGCGCCGGCATGTCGCTGTCTCCCTTCAACGCCTGGGTGGTGCTCAAGGGCCTGGAGACGCTGGCCATCCGCATGGAGGCGCAGAGCGCCCGTGCCTTGCAGCTGGCCACCTGGCTGGAGCAGCACCCGCAGGTGGAGCGGGTCTACTACCCGGGCCTGGCCTCGCATCCGCAGCACGAACTGGCGATGCGCCAGCAGAAGGGCTGCGGCGGCGCGGTGCTGTCCTTCATCGTGCGCGGCGAGGCGCAGGGCGGGCCGGAGCACGTTCGCCAGAAAGCCTTCCATGTGATCGACCAGACGCAGATCTGCTCGATCACCGCCAACCTGGGCGACACCAAGACCACCATCACTCATCCCTCCAGCACCTCGCACGGCCGCCTGACCGAGCCGCAGCGCCAGGCCGCCGGCATCACGCAAGGCCTGATCCGCGTCGCGGTCGGGCTGGAGGATGTGCAAGACCTGATCGCCGACCTCGCGCGCGGCCTCGACACCCTGCCAGCATGACCCAGATCCGCACCCGCTTCGCCCCGTCACCGACCGGCTTCATCCACCTCGGCAACATCCGCTCGGCCCTCTATCCCTGGGCCTTCGCCCGCGCCAACAACGGCGTGTTCATCCTGCGCATCGAGGACACCGATGTCGAGCGCTCCTCGCAGGCCGCGGTGGACGTCATCCTCGAAGGCATGCAGTGGCTGGGCCTGGACCATGACGAGGGCCCGTACTTCCAGATGCAGCGCATGGAGCGCTACAAGGAAGTGCTTGGCCAGATGCTGGAGCAGGGCCTGGCCTACAAGTGCTACATGAGCGCCGAGGAACTGAACGCGCTGCGTGAGCGGCAGATCGCCGCCAAGGAAAAGCCGCGCTACGACGGCACCTGGCGGCCCGAGCCGGGCAAGACCCTGCCGCCGGTGCCCGAGGGCGTGCAACCGGTGCTGCGCTTTCGCAACCCGGTGGGCGGCTCGGTGGTGTGGGACGACAAGGTCAAGGGCCGCATCGAGATCAGCAACGACGAACTCGACGACCTGGTGATCGCCCGCCCCGATGGCACGCCCACCTATAACTTCTGCGTGGTGGTGGACGACCTCGACATGGCGATCACCCATGTCATCCGCGGCGACGACCATGTCAACAACACGCCGCGGCAGATCAACATCTTCCGCGCGCTCGGCAAGGAGCCGCCGGTGTACGCCCACCTGCCCACCGTGCTGAACGAGCAGGGCGAGAAGATGAGCAAGCGCCACGGCGCGAAAAAGGTGACTGACTACCGCGACGAAGGCTTCCTCCCGGAGGCGGTGGTGAACTACCTCGCGCGTCTCGGTTGGAGCCACGGCGACGACGAGATCTTCACCCGCGAGCAACTGGTCGCGTGGTTCGACCTCGACCACCTCGGCAAGTCGCCCGGCCAGTTCGACGAGACCAAGCTGCGCTGGGTCAATGCCCAGCACCTGAAGGCCTGTGACGACACCGTCCTGGCGGGCCTGGTGGCCGAGCAACTGGCCAAGCGCGGCATCGAGGTGGATCCCGCCGACGAGCGCATGGCACGCCGCTGCGCGCTCTTCAAGGACCGCTGCGCCACCACGGTGGAGCTGGCCGACTGGCTGGCCATGTACCTGCAGGACGTGACGCCGAGCGCCGAGGACCTGGCCACGCATGTGACCGACGCCGTGAAGCCGGCCCTGCAAACGCTGGCCGGCAAGCTGGCGGGCGTGGCCTGGGAGAAGGGCGCCATCCAGCAGGCCATCAAGGAGAGCATTGCGGCGCATGGACTGAAGATGCCGCAATTGGCCATCCCGGTGCGCGTGCTGGTGTGCGGCCGGGCTCAGACACCGTCCATCGATGCGGTGCTGGAACTGTTCAATCAAAAAATTGTGCTCGACCGCTTGCACATCGTTTGAGAACCGTTATATACTTTCATTCTCGCTTGAACAGCGCGACACACAAAGTAGATCAACAGCAAATGCTGAAGATCGAAACGAGTGACGGGGGTATAGCTCAGCTGGGAGAGCGCTTGCATGGCATGCAAGAGGTCAGCGGTTCGATCCCGCTTACCTCCACCATTTAAAGGTGGCGCGCAGTTCAAGAGGTGATGAAGAATTTGTCCCCTTCGTCTAGAGGCCTAGGACACGACCCTTTCACGGTTGTAACAGGGGTTCGAATCCCCTAGGGGACGCCAAGTTTGGCAAGGCTTGCGATGTGAGCTAGTTGGTTTACATCGGAACTTGCCGCCACGCGGAGTGGTAGTTCAGTTGGTTAGAATACCGGCCTGTCACGCCGGGGGTCGCGGGTTCGAGTCCCGTCCACTCCGCCAAAGCTTTGATAAAAAGCCGCCTTGCCTGGGCGGCTTTTTAATTCAGAAGTGTAGAGATAGAGAAGAAGAATCTGTCCCCTTCGTCTAGAGGCCTAGGACACGACCCTTTCACGGTTGTAACAGGGGTTCGAATCCCCTAGGGGACGCCAAGTTTGGCAAGGCTTGCGATGTGAGCCAGTTGGCTTATATCGGAACTTGCCGCCACGCGGAGTGGTAGTTCAGTTGGTTAGAATACCGGCCTGTCACGCCGGGGGTCGCGGGTTCGAGTCCCGTCCACTCCGCCAAGCTTTTGAAAAGCCGCCCACGGGGCGGCTTTTTTATTGCCGCTCCATTGGGCGGCATACCGGTGCCGTGTGGTGGCCGTCATCCGCGCCAAAGGCGCGTGGTGGCAGCGGGCGTGATCGATGCCGGCTACGGGGCGCCGTCTGTCGCTGTGGGGCGGTGGCGGGAGGACCGGCGCGCCCCCAGTGTGAACGAGAGAATGGCGGGGCGGCGACGCCCCGGCCGTCCATTGGCTTGCTGGCCTGCGGCTGCAGGCCGCCATTCTTTGCGGCGACAGCTGCTCTCGCCGCCCTTCGTGGGCTTCAGGCGCCTGCGGGAGGAGGTGGCTCGTACTGGGCGATCACTGCCGCAGCAGTGCGGAAGCCTTCGATCGCTGCCGGGAATCCGCAGTAGACCGCGCTGTGCAGCAGGATCTCCTTGAGTTCTGCCACGCTGACGCCGTTGTTCAGCGCGCCGCGCAGGTGGCCTTCGAGTTCCTTCTGCTTGCCCAGTGCCACCAGCATGGCCACCGTCAGCATGCTGCGGGTCTTCAGCGGCAGCCCCTCGCGGGTCCACACCGTGCCCCAGGCGAAGGCCGTCACCAACTCCTGCAGTTCCGCCTGAAAATCGCCCGCCTGCGCCAGCGCCCGTTGCACATGGGTGTCGCCGAGCACCTGGCGACGCACGGCGAGGCCTTGCTCGAAAGCGGCGGCGATGGGCGTGGCAGGCTCGAAGGGCAGCTCGTGGCGGGATGGGTCGCTCATGACGATGACTCCAGAATCAAGGGTTCAAGACACTGGAGCCGATTGTCAGTCAAGCGCTCTTGCGCGGCAGCAGGCCGGTCGCGAGGGCCGTGCCCAGCAGGATCACCGCACTGCCGATCAGCATCGCCAGCGTCACGCCTTCACCGAGAAAGAGCCAACCCCAGGCCACTGCGAAGGCGGGGATCAAGAAGGTCACTGCGATGGTGTTGGCCGGGCCCACCCGGGCCAGCAGGCGGAAGTAGAGGATGTAGGCGATGCCGGTGCACAGCAGCGCCAGCGCCACTGCCGCGCCCCAGCTGCGGGCGGAGGGCAACGTGTCGGGCCAGGTGAGCAGGGCCGGCAGCGCCAGGAAGGCGCTGGCACCCAGCTGGGTGCCGGCAGCCACTGCCAGCGGCGGCACGCCCTGCAGGTAGCGCCGCGTGTAGCTGGCCGAGAGGCCATAGCAGAAGGTGGCCACCAGGCAGGCTACCACCGCCCAGCCGGTCGCATCGGCCCCTGGTTTGAAGCTGGCCTTGTCCCAGGCGAGCCACAACACGCCGAGGAAACCGATGGCCAGGCCGGCGGCGCGCCAGCGGGTCGGCTTGTCCTTCAGCCACCACCAGGCGACCACCGCGCCGAACAGCGGCGTGGTGGCGTTGAAGATGGACGACAGGCCGGCTGTGATCGACAGCGCTGCAAAGCTGTAGCAGAGAAAGGGGATGCCACTGGTCAGCACGCCGGCCACCATGAGGTGCCCCGCCTTGCGGCGGAGCGCCCCGGCATGGCCCTTCATCGCGACGATGGGCAGCAGGAACAGCGCACCGCCGATGACGCGCACGAAGGCCAGCGCTGCCGGCCCGAATTCGCCGGCACTCACCCTCAGGAACAGGAAGGAAGCCCCCCAGATGGCCGCGAGCAGCAGGAGGTCGAACAGATCTGAAGTTTTCATTGGGTCCTTGCCGTCGCGTGGATCGGCACAGGCCTGTGGCCGTGCGCCGCGCCCACGCGAGCGTTGCTTGTCGTTCTTCTCTTCTACAGGGCCAGCACGCCCTCCAGCTGCAATAGTGCCGCCTTTCGCTCCAGCCCGCCGGCATAGCCGGTGAGGCCGCCGTTGCTGCCGAGCACCCGGTGGCAGGGCACGATGACGGACACCGGGTTGCGGCCGACCGCCGCGCCCACCGCCCGCGTGGCGCTGGTGCTGCCCAGGCGGGCTGCGAGGTCGCGATAGCTGCAGGTCTTCCCCAGGGGGACCTCCAGCAAGGCCTGCCACACCGCGCGCTGGAACGGGGTGCCCTGCAGGTCCAGCGGGACGCCGAAGGCCACCGGCTCCCCGCGCCAGAAGGCAGCCAGCTCCTCGGCGGCCTGTCGCATCAGGCTGTCCTGTTCATCGATCGGCGCGTGCAGCTCGCCCGGATGGTGCTTCTGCCCGTCGAACCAGAGGCCGGCGAGGCCGGCCGGTGTGCGGGCCATCACGAGCCCACCGAGCGGCGAGCTCAGCCGGCATTGCGCACTGAGGCGAGTATGAAGGTTCTTCATGACACCAGGCTTTCCTCGACGGGGCGGGGGGCGCAGGCGAGGGACGCCCACAGCCGCAGCACGGCATAGGAGCGCCACGGGCTCCAGGCCTGGGCATGGCGCTCGGCTTCGCGTTGGCCATGGGCACCACAGTGCCGCTCCAGCGCCTTGAGCACGGCGACGTCGCGCGGCGGAAAGGCGTCCGGCCAGGCCAGTGCGCGCATCGCGATGTAGTGGGCGGTCCACGGGCCGATGCCCGGCAGCGCTTCGAGCGCGGACAGCAGCACGCCTGGAGCCGTGCGCCCGGCGATCAGCGCCGACAAGGTGGGCCAATGCTCGGCCAGCGCCAGGATGGCGGCCGCGCGTTGTCGCACGATGCCAAGCTCGCCGAGCTGCTCGGGCCGAAGCCGGGCGACGGCCCGTGGCGACGGGAACAGCCGGTTCACCTCCGGCCAGGGTGTCTGCACCGGTTCGCCGAAGGCCGTCACGAGCCGGGTGGCGAAGGTCCGTGCGGCAGCCACCGTCACCTGCTGGCCAAGCACGGCCCGCACCACCAGCTCGAAGACATCGATGGCGCCGGGCAGCCGTGTCCCGGGGCCGGGGAGGGGGGCCAGCGCCGCGTCGATGAGTTCCGGCATCGCATCGAGGTCGAGCCAGCGCCGCACGCCGCCGATCACCCGCGCGCTGTGCAAGGCCAGCTCGGGAGCCAGCTCGACCCGCACCAGCGGCCGGCCGGCCACGAAACTGACTTGCAGCCAGCCCGCTTGCTCGCCTCCTTCGTGTTCGATGCGCAGGCTGCGCCGGATGCAGGGCCGCGGGCCGTCCACCTGCACCACCTCCACGCCCGGGATGGCGCGCTGGCCGAGGAAGCGGCGCAGGCCCTCGCCTTCGTAAGGCTCGCGATAGGCGAGCTGCAGGCAGATGCTGTCCCCCGAGCCCGAGCCCGAGCCCGAGCCGCCCGATGGCGCCTGGCGGCGCAGCGCACTCGGGTTCATGCGATAGCGCTCGACAAAGGCGGCATTGAAGCGCCGCACGCTGCCGAAGCCGGCCGCCAGCGCGACCTGGGTCACCGGCAGGGCCGTATCGGTCAGCAGTTGTTTCGCGAGCAGGAGGCGGCGCGTCTGCAGAAATTGCAGTGGCGTCACCCCATGCTCGGCAAGAAAGATCCGCCGCAGGTGCCGATCGGTGATGCCCAGCGCGGCAGCAAGGGCCTCGATGGTGGTCTCGTCGCCCTGGGCGGCGCGCTGTTCGAGCCAGTGCGCGGCCTGGTGCGCCAGGGTGCGGGATGCGTCCATCACCGACCAGGCGAGGCCGCGGTCGGCCGGTGCGATCTCGGGACGGCACTTCAGGCAGGGCCGGAAGCCGGCGGCTTCGGCCTGGGCTGCCGTGGCGTAGAAGCGGCAGTTGTCCTGTCGCGGCGTACGCACCCGGCAGACCGGACGGCAGTAGACGCGGGTCGAGGTGACGCCTACGAAGAGCCGTCCGTCGAAGCGCGCGTCGCGTGCCTTGAGGGCGAGGTAGGCGGCATCGGTGTCGAACATCATGCGGCCATTATCCCGGCCGCGGCGGCAACGACTGGTCGTTTCCGGACATGTGGCCCGCCGCTTGCGATGTGATCGCCGGCGCCGGCGAAGCCGTTACTTCGCCGTCACAAGCACGTGGGGCACCGTCCCTACAATCCGACGATTCACTGCTGTACGAGGGAGTACCAAATGAAAGTTGAAGCATCCATCTTCAAGGCCTACGACGTGCGCGGCATCGTCGGCAAGACCTTGGACGAATCCGTCGCCGAGCACCTCGGCCGCGCCTTCGGCAGCGAGGCACGTGCCCAGGGCGAGAAGGCGGTGGCGGTCGGCCGCGACGGGCGGCTCTCGGGGCCGTCGCTCTCGGCGGCTCTCATCCGCGGCTTGCGCAGCACCGGTGTCGACGTCATCGACCTCGGCCCGGTGACGACGCCGATGACCTACTACGCTGCGGCCACCCGCTGCTCGTCGGGCATCCAGGTGACCGGCAGCCACAACCCGAAGGACTACAACGGCTTCAAGATGGTGCTGGCCGGCCGTGCGATCTACGGTGACGAGATCCAGGCCCTGCGCCGCCGCATCGAGGCCGAAGACTATGTGCAGGGCGCAGGCGCCCTCAGCCAGGTCGACCTGCTGAAGGAGTACAGCGACCGCATCAGCGGCGACGCCAAGCTGGCCCGGCCGATGAAGATCGTGGTCGACTCCGGCAACGGCATCCCCGGCGCATCGGCGCCCGGCATCCTGCGCGCCCTCGGCTGCGAGGTGACGGAGTTGTATTCGGAAGTGAACGGTGATTTCCCGAACCACCACCCCGATCCGTCCAAGCCGGAAAACCTGGCCGACCTGATCCGCACGGTGAAGGAGACCGACGCCGAGCTGGGCCTGGCCTTCGACGGCGACGGCGACCGCCTGGGTGTCGTCACCAAGGACGGCAGCATCATCTACCCGGACCGCCAGCTGATGCTGTTCGCGCAGGACATCCTCTCGCGCAACCCGGGCGCCGCGGTGATCTACGACGTCAAGTGCACCCAGCGCCTGGCGCCGGTGATCCGCGCCGCTGGCGGCGAGCCGTTGATGTGGAAGACCGGGCATTCGCTGGTCAAGGCCAAGCTGAAGGAAACCGGTTCGCCCATCGCCGGTGAGATGAGCGGCCACATCTTCTTCAAGGAGCGCTGGTACGGCTTCGACGACGCGACCTACACCGCGGCGCGCCTGCTGGAGATCCTCTCGCGCAGCGCCGACCCGAGCGCCGTGCTCAATGACCTGCCCACCAGCTTCAACACGCCCGAGCTCAACGTGCCGTGCGCCGAAGGCGAGCATCACCAGGTGATCGAGCAGCTGCGCGCCAAGCTGCAAGGCGGCGAGGTGTTCAAGAGCGCCAAGGAGGTCATCACCATCGACGGCCTGCGCGCCGAGTACGACGACGGCTTCGGCCTGGTGCGCGCCTCCAACACCACCCCGGTGCTGGTGCTGCGCTTCGAGGGCCACACCCGCGAGGCGCTGGAGCGCATCGAGCACGAGTTCATGGCCGCGCTGCGCGCCGTGAAGCCCGACGCCCAGGTCGGCGCCGGCCACTGAGCCGGCGGGGCCCTTGCGGCCCCCGGATAGGACCGCCGGGCGATTTTGTAGACAATCGCCCGGTGCGAATTGCCCCCTTCCCCTACAGACAGTCCCGCGCCCATGGCGCGGCCCCGTGCCCTCCAGCCACGGAGGCGGCGCCGTGAGTGCGCTGCGCCGCGGCATGGCGCGGCATGCCTATTCCCTGTTGCTCGGCCTGCTCAAGCCAGCCTACCTCTTCAAGCTTTGGTGGCGTGGCCGCGAGGAGCCGCTCTACCGTCATGCGGTGCTGGAGCGCCTCGGCCTGTACCGCGGCGGGCCCTCGCGCGACTGGGTCTGGGTCCACGCGGTCTCGCTCGGCGAGACACGGGCGGCGGCGGGCCTCATCGAGGCGCTGCGGCGAGAGCTGCCCGGCATGCGCCTGCTGCTCACCAACGGCACTGCCACCGGCCGCGAAGCCGGCGAGAAGCTGTTGCAGCCGGGGGACCGCCAGGCCTGGCTGCCCTATGACACGCCGGGTGTGGTGCAGCGGTTCTTCCAGCAGTTCCGCCCCCGTGTGGGGGTGCTGATGGAGACCGAGGTGTGGCCCAACCTGCTGCATGGCGCCCGCGATGCTGGCGTGCCCATGGTGCTGGCCAATGCCCGGCTCAGCGAGAAAAGCCTGAAGCAGGCGCGCCGGCTCGAGGCGGTGATGCGTCCCGCGGTGCATGCCCTGCGCCTGGTGCTGGCGCAGACCCAAGCCGACGCCCAGCGCCTGCGCGAAGCGGGTGCCGAGCCGGTCGAGGTCTGCGGCAACGTGAAGTTCGACATGAACCCCGACGCCGAGCTGCTGGCACGCGGCCGGCGCTGGCGGAGCGTGGCCGGCGGGCGACCGGTGGTGGCAGCCGCCAGCACCCGCGAAGGCGAGGAGGCGCCCCTGCTGGTGGCCTGGCAACAGCTGCCGGCACCCCGCCCCCTGCTGCTGCTGGTGCCGCGCCACCCGCAACGCTTCGACGAAGTGGCAGCGATGGTGCAGGCCGCCGGCTTTCAGTTGCAGCGGCGCAGTGCCT
This genomic stretch from Eleftheria terrae harbors:
- a CDS encoding CvpA family protein; the encoded protein is MGLGWVDLALLALLLVSLVVGIVRGLVFEVLSIVGWVVAYIVAQWLTPQLAASIPIGSAGSVLNHVSTFAIVFIATLFVWGLVAWLLKRLVHASVLSAADRALGAGFGLVRGLLIALVIATLVAWTPLARSAAWQESHGAAMLHRVLNGLKPLMPAVLAQQLPA
- a CDS encoding Ada metal-binding domain-containing protein; the encoded protein is MMFDTDAAYLALKARDARFDGRLFVGVTSTRVYCRPVCRVRTPRQDNCRFYATAAQAEAAGFRPCLKCRPEIAPADRGLAWSVMDASRTLAHQAAHWLEQRAAQGDETTIEALAAALGITDRHLRRIFLAEHGVTPLQFLQTRRLLLAKQLLTDTALPVTQVALAAGFGSVRRFNAAFVERYRMNPSALRRQAPSGGSGSGSGSGDSICLQLAYREPYEGEGLRRFLGQRAIPGVEVVQVDGPRPCIRRSLRIEHEGGEQAGWLQVSFVAGRPLVRVELAPELALHSARVIGGVRRWLDLDAMPELIDAALAPLPGPGTRLPGAIDVFELVVRAVLGQQVTVAAARTFATRLVTAFGEPVQTPWPEVNRLFPSPRAVARLRPEQLGELGIVRQRAAAILALAEHWPTLSALIAGRTAPGVLLSALEALPGIGPWTAHYIAMRALAWPDAFPPRDVAVLKALERHCGAHGQREAERHAQAWSPWRSYAVLRLWASLACAPRPVEESLVS
- a CDS encoding 3-deoxy-D-manno-octulosonic acid transferase, whose amino-acid sequence is MARHAYSLLLGLLKPAYLFKLWWRGREEPLYRHAVLERLGLYRGGPSRDWVWVHAVSLGETRAAAGLIEALRRELPGMRLLLTNGTATGREAGEKLLQPGDRQAWLPYDTPGVVQRFFQQFRPRVGVLMETEVWPNLLHGARDAGVPMVLANARLSEKSLKQARRLEAVMRPAVHALRLVLAQTQADAQRLREAGAEPVEVCGNVKFDMNPDAELLARGRRWRSVAGGRPVVAAASTREGEEAPLLVAWQQLPAPRPLLLLVPRHPQRFDEVAAMVQAAGFQLQRRSAWGEQPPPRAGEADVWLGDSIGEMPVYYAAADVALLGGSFAPLGGQNLIEAAACGCPVVMGPHTFNFADAAELSLQAGASLRVEGLPQGVEQACRLALSGERERWVASCLAFAAANRGAAARMAARIATLAA
- a CDS encoding O-succinylhomoserine sulfhydrylase codes for the protein MSEKKIPRVSFPADVRPDTLAVREGLPATPWGENSEALFLTSSFVHPDAATAAARFANEEEAFVYTRFTNPTVMMMERRLAALEGTEACIAASSGMAAILLMVMGLLKAGDHIVCSQSVFGSTIKLLGGEFARFGIETTFVSQTDVAEWQRALRPNTKLLFAETPTNPLTEVCDIAALAGIAHAAGAWLAVDNCFCSPALQQPSKLGADLIIHSGTKYLDGQGRVIAGALCASEALVEGKFVPVMRSAGMSLSPFNAWVVLKGLETLAIRMEAQSARALQLATWLEQHPQVERVYYPGLASHPQHELAMRQQKGCGGAVLSFIVRGEAQGGPEHVRQKAFHVIDQTQICSITANLGDTKTTITHPSSTSHGRLTEPQRQAAGITQGLIRVAVGLEDVQDLIADLARGLDTLPA
- a CDS encoding methylated-DNA--[protein]-cysteine S-methyltransferase produces the protein MKNLHTRLSAQCRLSSPLGGLVMARTPAGLAGLWFDGQKHHPGELHAPIDEQDSLMRQAAEELAAFWRGEPVAFGVPLDLQGTPFQRAVWQALLEVPLGKTCSYRDLAARLGSTSATRAVGAAVGRNPVSVIVPCHRVLGSNGGLTGYAGGLERKAALLQLEGVLAL
- the gltX gene encoding glutamate--tRNA ligase yields the protein MTQIRTRFAPSPTGFIHLGNIRSALYPWAFARANNGVFILRIEDTDVERSSQAAVDVILEGMQWLGLDHDEGPYFQMQRMERYKEVLGQMLEQGLAYKCYMSAEELNALRERQIAAKEKPRYDGTWRPEPGKTLPPVPEGVQPVLRFRNPVGGSVVWDDKVKGRIEISNDELDDLVIARPDGTPTYNFCVVVDDLDMAITHVIRGDDHVNNTPRQINIFRALGKEPPVYAHLPTVLNEQGEKMSKRHGAKKVTDYRDEGFLPEAVVNYLARLGWSHGDDEIFTREQLVAWFDLDHLGKSPGQFDETKLRWVNAQHLKACDDTVLAGLVAEQLAKRGIEVDPADERMARRCALFKDRCATTVELADWLAMYLQDVTPSAEDLATHVTDAVKPALQTLAGKLAGVAWEKGAIQQAIKESIAAHGLKMPQLAIPVRVLVCGRAQTPSIDAVLELFNQKIVLDRLHIV
- the pcaC gene encoding 4-carboxymuconolactone decarboxylase → MSDPSRHELPFEPATPIAAAFEQGLAVRRQVLGDTHVQRALAQAGDFQAELQELVTAFAWGTVWTREGLPLKTRSMLTVAMLVALGKQKELEGHLRGALNNGVSVAELKEILLHSAVYCGFPAAIEGFRTAAAVIAQYEPPPPAGA
- a CDS encoding phosphomannomutase/phosphoglucomutase, producing MKVEASIFKAYDVRGIVGKTLDESVAEHLGRAFGSEARAQGEKAVAVGRDGRLSGPSLSAALIRGLRSTGVDVIDLGPVTTPMTYYAAATRCSSGIQVTGSHNPKDYNGFKMVLAGRAIYGDEIQALRRRIEAEDYVQGAGALSQVDLLKEYSDRISGDAKLARPMKIVVDSGNGIPGASAPGILRALGCEVTELYSEVNGDFPNHHPDPSKPENLADLIRTVKETDAELGLAFDGDGDRLGVVTKDGSIIYPDRQLMLFAQDILSRNPGAAVIYDVKCTQRLAPVIRAAGGEPLMWKTGHSLVKAKLKETGSPIAGEMSGHIFFKERWYGFDDATYTAARLLEILSRSADPSAVLNDLPTSFNTPELNVPCAEGEHHQVIEQLRAKLQGGEVFKSAKEVITIDGLRAEYDDGFGLVRASNTTPVLVLRFEGHTREALERIEHEFMAALRAVKPDAQVGAGH
- the purF gene encoding amidophosphoribosyltransferase, giving the protein MCGIVGVISKTPVNQLIYDALLLLQHRGQDAAGIVTAMDTKVFMQKARGFVRDVFRTRNMRALPGNMGLGQVRYPTAGNAYNEEEAQPFYVNAPFGLVLVHNGNLTNAHALKKELFAIDRRHINTESDSEVLLNVVAHELEMAARDLPLTPEQIFKAVRSVHRRIKGSYAVVCLIAGYGLLAFRDPFGIRPLCYGEAELPDGSKQVMLASESVALEGTLHKFVRDVAPGEALFIDLEGRVHAEQCADHPTLQPCVFEFVYLARPDSVIDGMSVYQARLNMGETLAQRVISTMPPSEIDVVIPIPESSRPAAMQLAQKIGKPYREGFVKNRYVGRTFIMPGQAVRKKSVRQKLNAIAQEFKGRNVLLVDDSIVRGTTSKEIVQMAREAGARKVYMASAAPPVRFPNVYGIDMPTKSELIAHDRSIEDIREFIGADALIYQDVAAMKRAVGALNKHIDGFEASCFDGVYITGDVSAADFDAMATQRAAQGDDEDSQRSRLALQSADEQ
- a CDS encoding DMT family transporter codes for the protein MKTSDLFDLLLLAAIWGASFLFLRVSAGEFGPAALAFVRVIGGALFLLPIVAMKGHAGALRRKAGHLMVAGVLTSGIPFLCYSFAALSITAGLSSIFNATTPLFGAVVAWWWLKDKPTRWRAAGLAIGFLGVLWLAWDKASFKPGADATGWAVVACLVATFCYGLSASYTRRYLQGVPPLAVAAGTQLGASAFLALPALLTWPDTLPSARSWGAAVALALLCTGIAYILYFRLLARVGPANTIAVTFLIPAFAVAWGWLFLGEGVTLAMLIGSAVILLGTALATGLLPRKSA